The following proteins are encoded in a genomic region of Sylvia atricapilla isolate bSylAtr1 chromosome 14, bSylAtr1.pri, whole genome shotgun sequence:
- the RNF44 gene encoding RING finger protein 44 → MRPWELAVNRRPPSAPFAQRRFSGGPCSSPDHLRRSPSARRQWGRRDRPLATLLGQDEPQVHPAFPQQPHIPVDEPRAYALPSTPPRMLHPAAHPPHQNPFMVDLHDQVHQGPVPLSYTVTTVTTQGFPIHAGQHIPGCSTQQLPACSVMFSGQHYPLCCLPPPLIQACAMQQLPVSYQTFPPIISSDHYILHPPPPPVPPHQPPHMAPLGQFVPLQAQHPRMPLQRIDNDVDLRGEQHPIAGFTYPPSHHAPTLSPSMPLHYLPHDPLHQELPFGVPYPHMMPRRLNTQRYRLQQALPPPPPPPPPPPYYPSFLPYFLSMLPVSPTAVGPTISLDLDVDDVEMENYEALLNLAERLGEAKPRGLTKADIEHLPSYRFNPESHQSEQTLCVVCFSDFEARQLLRVLPCNHEFHAKCVDKWLKANRTCPICRADASEVQREAD, encoded by the exons ATGCGACCATGGGAACTGGCAGTGAATAGGCGGCCGCCCTCTGCCCCTTTTGCCCAGCGCCGTTTCTCGGGGGgaccctgcagcagccccgACCACCTCCGGCGAAG cccctctgccaggcGTCAGTGGGGACGACGCGACCGACCTCTGGCAACCCTGCTGGGCCAGGATGAGCCCCAGGTGCACCCTGCCTTCCCCCAGCAGCCGCACATCCCTGTAGATGAGCCCCGTGCCTACGCTCTTCCCAGCACGCCGCCACGAATGCTTCACCCAGCCGCTCACCCACCCCACCAGAACCCATTCATGGTGGATCTGCATGACCAG GTGCACCAGGGACCTGTCCCTCTCTCCTACACGGTTACCACCGTAACAACGCAAGGCTTCCCCATCCACGCTGGCCAGCACATCCCTGggtgcagcacccagcagctcccagcatgCTCAGTGATGTTCAGTGGACAGCACTACCcgctctgctgcctcccaccCCCG ctGATTCAGGCATGTGCCATGCAACAACTTCCCGTCTCCTACCAGACATTCCCCCCCATCATCTCCAGCGACCATTACATCCTGCACCCACCCCCGCCGCCAGTGCCCCCCCACCAGCCGCCCCACATGGCCCCCCTGGGGCAGTTCGTACCTCTCCAAGCCCAGCATCCACGTATG CCTCTGCAGAGGATAGACAATGACGTGGACCTGCGAGGGGAGCAGCACCCCATTGCAGGTTTCACATACCCTCCGTCTCACCACGCTCCCACGCTGTCGCCCTCCATGCCGCTGCATTACCTCCCCCACGACCCGCTGCACCAAGAACTGCCGTTTGGCGTG CCATACCCCCACATGATGCCCCGGCGGCTGAACACCCAGCGGTACCGGCTGCAACAGGCGCTGCCCCCACCGCCACCCCCTCCGCCGCCTCCTCCGTACTATCCGAGCTTCCTGCCCTATTTCCT TTCTATGCTTCCTGTGTCGCCAACAGCCGTGGGGCCCACGATCAGCTTAGACCTGGACGTGGATGATGTGGAGATGGAGAATTATGAG gcactgctgAACTTGGCTGAACGACTGGGGGAGGCCAAGCCACGGGGACTCACCAAAGCAGACATCGAGCACCTCCCGTCCTACCGCTTCAACCCTGAGAGCCACCAGTCCGAGCAGACCCT GTGCGTCGTGTGCTTCAGTGACTTTGAGGCCCGGCAGCTTCTCCGTGTCCTGCCCTGCAACCACGAGTTCCACGCCAAGTGTGTCGACAAATGGTTAAAG GCAAACCGCACGTGCCCCATCTGCCGGGCGGACGCGTCGGAGGTGCAGCGGGAGGCGGACTGA
- the CLTB gene encoding clathrin light chain B isoform X2, with protein MADDFGFFSSSEGAGAEEDPAAAFLAQQESEIAGIENDEGFGPTDGEAAAAPGGQTAPPEQGFQNGGAIVNGDAFQESNGPTDAYAAIAKADRLTQEPESIRKWREEQKKRLEELDAASKVTEQEWREKAKKDLEEWNLRQNEQMEKNRANNRASEEAFLKESKEETPGSEWEKVAQLCDFNPKSSKQSKDVSRMRSVLISLKQMPLSR; from the exons ATGGCCGACGACTTCGGCTTCTTTTCCTCGTCTGAGGGCGCTGGCGCCGAGGAGGACCCGGCCGCCGCCTTTCTGGCCCAGCAGGAGAGCGAGATCGCGGGCATCGAGAACGATGAGGGCTTCGGGCCGACCGACGGCGAggcggccgccgccccgggcGGGCAGACGGCCCCGCCGGAACAGG GTTTCCAGAATGGTGGAGCCATTGTCAATGGAGATGCCTTTCAG GAGTCCAACGGCCCCACGGATGCCTACGCAGCCATAGCCAAGGCCGACCGGCTGACCCAGGAACCCGAGAGCATCCGCAAGtggagggaggagcagaagaagcgcctggaggagctgg ATGCGGCATCGAAGGTGACTGAGCAGGAATGGCGTGAGAAGGCCAAGAAGGACCTGGAGGAGTGGAACCTGCGTCAGAATGAGCAGATGGAGAAGAACCGAGCAAACAACAG GGCCTCGGAGGAAGCATTCCTGAAGGAGTCCAAGGAGGAGACCCCAGGCTCTGAGTGGGAGAAGGTGGCTCAGCTGTGTGATTTCAACCCCAAGAGCAGCAAGCAGAGCAAGGATGTGTCGCGGATGCGCTCGGTGCTCATCTCCCTCAAACAGATGCCCCTGTCCCGTTag
- the FAF2 gene encoding FAS-associated factor 2: MAAPEERELTAEQTEKLLQFQDLTGIESMDQCRHTLEQHNWNIEAAVQDRLNEQEGVPSVFNPPPLRPLQVNTADHRIYSYVVSRPQPRGLLGWGYYFIMLPFRFTYYTLLDIFRFALRFIRPDPRSRVTDPVGDIISFIHMFEEKYGRIHPVFYQGTYSQALNDAKRELRFLLVYLHGDDHQDTDEFCRNTLCAPEVITLINTRMLFWACSTNKPEGYRVSQALRENTYPFLAVIMLKDRRMTVVGRLEGLIQPDDLINQLMFIMDANQTYLVSERLEREERNQTQVLRQQQDEAYLASLRADQEKERKKKEERERKKKKEEEVQQQKLAEERRRQTLQEEKERRSECLPPEPHPDDPESVKIIFKLPNDSRVERRFHFTQSLTVIHDFLFSLKESPEKFQIEANFPRRVLPCLPTEEWPNPPTLQEAGLSHTEVLFVQDLTDD; the protein is encoded by the exons ATGGCGGCGCCTGAGGAACGGGAGCTGACGGCGGAGCAGACCgagaagctgctgcagttccAG GACTTGACTGGCATAGAGTCCATGGACCAATGTCGCCACACACTGGAGCAGCACAACTGGAACATAGAG GCAGCTGTGCAGGACCGACTGAATGAGCAAGAGGGTGTCCCAAGTGTCTTTAATCCTCCTCCACTGCGGCCACTGCAGGTCAACACAGCTGACCACAGGATCTACAGCTACGTTGTCTCAAGGCCACAGCCAAGG GGCCTGTTAGGATGGGGTTACTACTTCATAATGCTTCCATTCCGATTTACCTATTACACGTTACTTGATATATTTAG GTTTGCTCTGCGTTTTATACGCCCTGATCCTCGTAGTCGGGTCACCGACCCAGTGGGTgacattatttcatttattcatatGTTTGAGGAAAAATATGGGAGGATACACCCTGTCTTCTACCAGGGAACTTACAGCCAG GCACTGAACGATGCCAAGCGGGAGCTGCGCTTCCTGTTGGTTTATCTTCATGGAGATGACCACCAAGACACAGATGAGTTCTGCCG CAATACACTGTGTGCGCCTGAGGTCATCACCCTCATCAACACTAGAATGCTCTTCTGGGCTTGCTCAACCAATAAACCAGAGGGATACAGAG tgtcccaggctcTGCGGGAGAACACGTACCCGTTCCTGGCCGTGATCATGCTCAAGGACCGCAGGATGACCGTGGTTGGGCGGCTGGAGGGCCTCATCCAGCCCGACGACCTCATCAACCAGCTGATGTTCATCATGGACGCCAACCAGACATACCTGGTGTCCGAGCGCCTGGAAAG ggaagagaggaaccAGACCCAAgtcctgaggcagcagcaggatgaggcGTATCTGGCGTCCTTGCGCGCAGACCAGGAAAAGGAGCgcaagaagaaggaggaaagggagagaaagaagaagaaggaggaggaagtgcAACAGCAAAAACTGGCAGAGGAGAGGCGGCGGCAG acactgcaggaggagaaggaacgGAGGTCGGAATGCCTTCCTCCAGAACCACATCCCGACGACCCAGAGAGCGTCAAGATCATTTTCAAGCTGCCTAACGATTCCAGAGTGGAGCGGCGATTCCACTTCACACAGTCATTGACG GTGATCCACGACTTCCTGTTCTCCTTGAAAGAAAGCCCTGAGAAGTTCCAGATTGAGGCCAACTTCCCTCGCCgtgtcctgccctgcctccctACAGAGGAGTGGCCCAACCCCCCCACGCTGCAGGAGGCCGGACTCAGCCACACGGAAGTCCTCTTTGTGCAGGATCTCACGGACGATTGA
- the CLTB gene encoding clathrin light chain B isoform X1 — protein MADDFGFFSSSEGAGAEEDPAAAFLAQQESEIAGIENDEGFGPTDGEAAAAPGGQTAPPEQGFQNGGAIVNGDAFQESNGPTDAYAAIAKADRLTQEPESIRKWREEQKKRLEELDAASKVTEQEWREKAKKDLEEWNLRQNEQMEKNRANNRIADKAFYQQPDADIIGYVASEEAFLKESKEETPGSEWEKVAQLCDFNPKSSKQSKDVSRMRSVLISLKQMPLSR, from the exons ATGGCCGACGACTTCGGCTTCTTTTCCTCGTCTGAGGGCGCTGGCGCCGAGGAGGACCCGGCCGCCGCCTTTCTGGCCCAGCAGGAGAGCGAGATCGCGGGCATCGAGAACGATGAGGGCTTCGGGCCGACCGACGGCGAggcggccgccgccccgggcGGGCAGACGGCCCCGCCGGAACAGG GTTTCCAGAATGGTGGAGCCATTGTCAATGGAGATGCCTTTCAG GAGTCCAACGGCCCCACGGATGCCTACGCAGCCATAGCCAAGGCCGACCGGCTGACCCAGGAACCCGAGAGCATCCGCAAGtggagggaggagcagaagaagcgcctggaggagctgg ATGCGGCATCGAAGGTGACTGAGCAGGAATGGCGTGAGAAGGCCAAGAAGGACCTGGAGGAGTGGAACCTGCGTCAGAATGAGCAGATGGAGAAGAACCGAGCAAACAACAG GATCGCTGACAAAGCCTTTTACCAGCAGCCGGACGCCGATATCATTGGCTACGT GGCCTCGGAGGAAGCATTCCTGAAGGAGTCCAAGGAGGAGACCCCAGGCTCTGAGTGGGAGAAGGTGGCTCAGCTGTGTGATTTCAACCCCAAGAGCAGCAAGCAGAGCAAGGATGTGTCGCGGATGCGCTCGGTGCTCATCTCCCTCAAACAGATGCCCCTGTCCCGTTag